In Aspergillus fumigatus Af293 chromosome 2, whole genome shotgun sequence, a genomic segment contains:
- a CDS encoding ribosome-associated complex protein SSZ1, protein MGDSNGVAAEAPERFAIGISFGNSSSSIARLTPEGKAEVIANEEGDRQIPTVLSYIDGEEYHGTQAKAQLVRNPQNTVAYFRDYVGKNFKSIDPTPCHQSAHPQQVDSTVAFTIRDTASETPNTVTVSEITTRHLRRLKQSASDYLGKDVNAAVITVPTDFTDVQREALIAAAGAAGLEVLQLIHEPVAAVLAYDARPEATVTDKLVVVADFGGTRSDAAVIACRGGMYTILATAHDYELGGASLDQIVIDHFAKEFIKKHKTDPRENARGLAKLKLEGEATRRALSLGTNASLSIESLADGIDFSSTINRTRYELLSGKVFAQFTRLIEQVVQKAELDVLDIDEVIFSGGTSHTPKIAQLARNMFSEKTKILAPSTSASAINPSELAPRGAAIQASLIQEFDKEDIEQNIHPMVTATPHLRNAIGVEFVHGETVEFKPLLNAETALPARRVAQYSAPKDGGDVLVRVCEGVREIKVTKPEPKPKEEKPPKAEDDEDEDSDFDSDEDEEEEIREIVWKTEKPIAELAVKGVKAGSKVELMVHVNADLGMQITAREVGGQNAVRGAVESPKA, encoded by the exons ATGGGTGATTCGAACGGTGTCGCCGCTGAAGCACCGGAGAGATTCGCTATCGGTATCTCGTTTGGTAACTCCTCGAGTTCCATTGCTCGCCTCACTCCT GAGGGCAAGGCTGAAGTCATCGCCAACGAGGAAGGAG ATCGTCAAATCCCTACTGTTCTGTCCTACATCGATGGTGAAGAATACCACGGCACTCAAGCCAAGGCCCAGCTTGTCCGCAATCCCCAGAACACTGTTGCATACTTCAGAGACTATGTTGGCAAGAA CTTCAAGTCGATAGATCCCACTCCCTGCCATCAGTCAGCGCACCCTCAGCAAGTTGACTCCACTGTTGCCTTCACCATCCGGGATACCGCCAGCGAGACCCCCAACACCGTCACCGTCTCTGAGATCACAActcgccatctccgccgTTTGAAGCAATCTGCCTCCGACTACCTCGGTAAGGACGTCAACGCTGCCGTCATCACCGTTCCCACCGACTTCACCGACGTTCAGCGCGAAGCTCTTATCGCTGCCGCTGGCGCCGCTGGCCTTGAGGTGCTCCAGCTCATCCACGAGCCGGTTGCTGCCGTCCTGGCTTACGATGCCAGACCCGAGGCTACCGTTACTGACAAGCTTGTTGTGGTCGCTGATTTTGGTGGTACCCGTTCCGATGCGGCTGTGATTGCTTGCCGCGGTGGCATGTACACTATCCTCGCAACTGCCCACGATTACGAACTCGGAGGAGCATCCTTGGATCAGATTGTCATCGATCACTTTGCCAAGGagttcatcaagaagcacaagACCGACCCTCGCGAGAACGCTCGCGGCCTCGCTAAATTGAAGCTGGAAGGCGAGGCTACAAGACGGGCCTTGAGTCTGGGTACCAATGCTAGCTTGAGCATTGAGAGTCTTGCGGACGGTATTGATTTCAGCTCAACTATCAACCGGACCCGTTACGAGCTGCTCTCTGGCAAGGTCTTTGCTCAGTTCACTCGCCTGATCGAGCAGGTTGTCCAGAAGGCGGAGTTGGATGTTCTGGATATCGACGAGGTCATCTTCTCTGGTGGTACCTCTCACACACCCAAGATTGCTCAGCTGGCCCGCAACATGTTCTCcgagaagaccaagatcCTCGCCCCCTCGACCTCTGCCAGCGCTATTAACCCGTCCGAGTTGGCTCCTCGTGGTGCTGCCATCCAGGCATCTTTGATCCAGGAGTTCGACAAGGAAGACATTGAGCAGAACATCCATCCAATGGTTACCGCCACTCCTCATCTGCGCAATGCAATTGGCGTTGAATTTGTGCACGGAGAGACTGTCGAGTTCAAGCCTCTCCTGAACGCCGAGACCGCCTTGCCTGCTCGCCGCGTCGCTCAGTACTCAGCCCCTAAGGATGGTGGTGACGTCCTTGTGCGTGTCTGCGAGGGTGTCCGCGAAATCAAGGTCACCAAGCCCGAGCCGaagcccaaggaggagaagccccccaaggctgaggatgacgaagacgaagactcTGACTTTGACTcggacgaagatgaagaggaggaaattcGTGAGATTGTATGGAAGACTGAGAAACCGATTGCCGAACTTGCGGTCAAGGGCGTCAAGGCTGGCAGCAAGGTTGAGCTGATGGTTCACGTCAACGCCGATCTGGGCATGCAGATCACTGCTCGGGAAGTCGGTGGTCAGAATGCTGTCCGTGGCGCCGTCGAGTCGCCCAAGGCTTAA
- a CDS encoding tRNA methyltransferase RSM22 — MLSRSPALRAHRSCSHDLLRPVYNLPRPATQLLRCGAANCIAQRLKSTLSRRAPSPTSHTISLRSAFSNSSKRWQVGRRHVSSNTPSDTHPYADRKDAIYALIDKINETELELAELMDDLGLLEEYQGALNLDGPEPDHVFSHWIGHRDEQALESRVRSARQEFGEYLPAGYLNETELRLYTRLYGEPIIKVEEPQSELEAESSEEDRDPNRLFQEDGQGGWKEVEFERGESQDDGPPLVYDMDVGPPVEESAAMRRTREVAEQLGGELMLEQFEDEAVPDAAPRLHPLTRQGKFSTDPSTVFLPKDTVTGPISVILSEYSNKHIADVAHRTFGGRLLPHSTTTPPPRAQVPQLPIPLEASQRHMSQMEGNVYMAALYPGMYASALSVLVEVRKRLGTNWIRRLMAQQDGPHVLDAGAGGAGILAWRDVLRAEWEAMVPDHPETDPIPLGRSTVVTASEALRNRASVMLDNTTFLPRLPDYIHVREKPTLDDERPPPPRKQYDVIIAPHTLLGLEEEYMRKEHVENLWTLLNPHGGVLILLEKGHQKGFEAIAGAREMLLKRYISSPGSTQYDELTESPNENKHIDKEEGMIIAPCTNHAKCPMYTVAGHAKGRRDFCHFEQRYIRPAFLQRILGAKDRNHEDVKFSYLAVQRGVDLRKEMNIVQGPEAAEAAFAGYEHLHDMESEDAQVSDDAATSEPSAAQDGRDFHTLSLPRAVYAPMKRRGHVIFDFCTPAGKIERWTVPRSYSKQAYRDARKARWGDLWALGAKTRVPRSLRLGAKHGEGKKERLEKRAASKAALGESEDGGLESAPSDNWDVFTTPVRKKGQTIPSWKKHQDKKKIRQASKKQSTVKLTDHDLD; from the coding sequence ATGCTGTCAAGGTCGCCAGCATTGAGGGCACATCGATCATGTTCGCATGATCTTTTGCGCCCAGTCTACAATTTGCCGCGGCCAGCAACACAACTGCTCCGTTGCGGAGCTGCAAATTGCATCGCTCAACGCCTGAAAAGCACTTTGTCTCGCCGAGCGCCATCTCCTACCTCACATACGATATCATTAAGAAGTGCCTTCAGCAACAGTAGCAAGCGATGGCAGGTCGGGCGAAGACATGTGTCGAGCAATACGCCCTCGGATACTCATCCTTATGCGGACCGGAAAGATGCCATTTACGCTCTAATCGATAAGATCAATGAGACCGAACTGGAGCTTGCGGAGCTTATGGATGATTTGGGACTGTTGGAAGAGTATCAAGGAGCTTTGAATCTTGATGGCCCCGAACCCGACCACGTATTCAGCCACTGGATCGGTCATCGAGACGAACAGGCGTTGGAATCACGAGTACGATCTGCGAGGCAAGAATTCGGCGAGTATCTTCCAGCGGGCTATTTGAATGAAACCGAGCTTCGATTGTATACACGGCTCTACGGCGAACCGATAATCAAGGTAGAAGAGCCACAGTCGGAGTTGGAAGCTGAGTCGTCCGAAGAGGATAGAGATCCCAACCGCTTGTTTCAAGAGGATGGCCAGGGAGGCTGGAAAGAAGTAGAGTTTGAGAGGGGTGAGTCGCAAGATGATGGACCTCCACTCGTCTACGACATGGATGTCGGTCCTCCTGTGGAAGAGTCGGCCGCTATGCGTCGCACGAGAGAAGTGGCAGAGCAGCTTGGTGGGGAGCTGATGCTGGAACAATTCGAAGATGAAGCGGTGCCAGATGCGGCCCCTCGTTTGCATCCCTTGACGCGTCAGGGCAAGTTCTCTACAGACCCAAGCACTGTATTTCTGCCGAAAGACACCGTAACTGGTCCGATCTCCGTCATTCTATCCGAATACTCGAACAAGCATATCGCAGACGTCGCTCACCGGACTTTTGGAGGCAGGTTGCTGCCTCACTCTACCACAACCCCCCCTCCGCGCGCTCAGGTACCTCAGCTTCCGATTCCTCTCGAGGCTTCTCAGCGCCACATGAGCCAGATGGAAGGGAATGTGTACATGGCAGCTTTATACCCCGGCATGTACGCGTCTGCCTTGAGCGTACTTGTCGAGGTTCGAAAGCGACTGGGCACAAACTGGATACGTCGACTGATGGCACAGCAGGACGGTCCCCATGTCTTGGATGCTGGCGCTGGTGGTGCCGGaattctggcttggagagACGTCCTTCGTGCAGAATGGGAGGCCATGGTCCCAGATCATCCCGAGACGGATCCTATTCCACTGGGTAGGTCGACGGTGGTCACAGCCTCTGAAGCGCTCCGCAATCGGGCGAGTGTCATGCTCGACAACACAACATTTCTTCCACGCTTGCCCGACTATATTCATGTCCGTGAGAAGCCAACTCTCGACGACGAGCggcctccgccgccgcgcAAACAATACGATGTCATTATAGCGCCACATACTCTACTCGGCCTGGAGGAAGAGTATATGCGGAAAGAACATGTCGAAAATCTCTGGACCCTTCTAAATCCCCACGGCGGAGTTctgattcttcttgaaaAGGGTCACCAGAAGGGATTCGAAGCGATAGCCGGCGCTCGTGAGATGTTGCTGAAACGCTATATCTCAAGTCCCGGTTCTACACAATACGATGAACTAACCGAGTCTCCTAACGAGAACAAGCATATTGACAAAGAGGAAGGCATGATTATTGCACCTTGCACAAACCATGCGAAATGTCCCATGTATACTGTTGCTGGCCACGCCAAAGGACGCAGAGACTTCTGCCATTTCGAGCAGAGATATATCAGACCCGCTTTCCTTCAACGAATCCTAGGCGCCAAGGATCGCAACCATGAGGATGTCAAATTCAGTTACCTAGCGGTTCAACGCGGCGTGGATCTTCGCAAGGAGATGAACATCGTCCAAGGTCCCGAGGCCGCTGAAGCAGCCTTTGCCGGCTACGAGCACCTTCACGATATGGAGTCGGAAGATGCCCAAGTTTCAGATGATGCTGCGACTAGCGAGCCCTCGGCCGCCCAAGACGGCCGAGATTTCCATACGTTGTCTCTCCCTCGCGCCGTCTACGCCCCAATGAAACGCCGTGGACACGTCATTTTTGATTTCTGTACACCAGCAGGAAAGATTGAACGCTGGACCGTTCCTCGTTCCTACAGTAAGCAAGCTTACAGGGATGCACGCAAAGCCCGCTGGGGAGATCTGTGGGCTCTTGGTGCGAAGACTCGCGTCCCACGAAGTTTGAGGCTCGGTGCAAAGCATGGcgagggaaagaaagagcGATTGGAGAAGCGAGCTGCTTCAAAAGCCGCTCTTGGTGAATCTGAGGATGGTGGTCTGGAATCTGCTCCGTCTGATAACTGGGATGTATTTACAACCCCTGTGAGAAAGAAGGGTCAAACAATTcccagctggaagaagcatcaggacaagaagaagatcagacAAGCCTCGAAGAAGCAATCCACTGTCAAATTGACAGACCATGATCTTGATTGA
- a CDS encoding F1F0 ATP synthase subunit i, whose amino-acid sequence MSLLGKKFPAPVAKPMAPFFAAGVVILYGVNSLANALMNTEEFKNDPRNPNAKNVKH is encoded by the exons ATGTCTCTCCTCGGAAAGAAGTTCCCTGCCCCTGTGG CCAAGCCTATGGCTCCTTTCTTCGCTGCCG GTGTCGTCATCCTCTACGGAGTCAACTCTCTCGCCAACGCTCTGATGAACA CCGAGGAGTTCAAGAACGATCCCCGCAACCCTAACGCTAAGAACGTCAAGCACTGA
- a CDS encoding mitochondrial 37S ribosomal protein uS14m has protein sequence MSHFRSKRLDLSGFINARVIRDHTKRKVFEQYEPERQALRYIIRNTTLPQRVRAQAQLQLSQMHAYTRPTQIKNRCVAGGIARSVIRDFRIARYQFRQQALNGELPGVKKASW, from the exons ATGTCGCATTTCAGGTCGAAGAGGCTGGATCTCAGCGGGTTTATCAATGCCCGCGTGATTCGCGACCACACGAAGCGCAAGGTCTTCGAGCAATATGAGCCTGAACG TCAAGCACTCCGCTACATCATCCGCAACACTACCCTCCCCCAGCGTGTCCGTGCCCAGGCTCAGCTGCAGCTTAGTCAAATGCACGCCTACACCAGGCCGACGCAGATCAAGAACAGATGTGTAGCAGGAGGAATCGCCAGGAGTGTGATACGCGATTTCAGAATTGCCAGA TATCAATTCCGTCAGCAAGCGCTTAATGGTGAACTCCCTGGcgtgaagaaggcgagctGGTAG
- a CDS encoding exosome non-catalytic core subunit RRP40, translating into MSSPVILLPGDHVPSDKLPSNKSAPLRLGPGLRLLSPAIPSPSSGHVIASTQAGLLSTDYKKNAVSVLSFPNRRYIPTPNDLVIAQVHHSSAEYFYCMITPQSPHVLLGQLAFEGATKKTRPMLRQGDLVYARVLSIGLGAGAEVELTCVNPATGKAEPGGLGPLNGGMVFDVSTGMAARLMRASSSTSEQEDGVDGLVVLEELGRKLEKVGGFEIAVGRNGKVWVDCSNGGDAAVKATVAIGRCLTAIDEHDLNQTDQRKLVTRILREMKVES; encoded by the coding sequence ATGTCGTCGCCTGTTATTTTGCTCCCAGGTGATCATGTGCCGTCAGATAAACTGCCCTCCAACAAATCTGCTCCACTGAGACTAGGACCTGGCCTTCGACTGCTTTCTCCAGCAATTCCTTCTCCGTCATCTGGTCATGTTATTGCTTCTACACAGGCCGGTCTCCTCTCTACAGATTACAAGAAAAATGCTGTTTCCGTCTTGTCGTTTCCTAATCGCCGCTACATCCCCACGCCCAACGATTTGGTGATCGCACAAGTTCATCATTCCAGTGCGGAATACTTCTACTGCATGATTACGCCGCAATCGCCTCATGTGCTGCTCGGCCAGCTGGCTTTCGAGGGTGCCACAAAGAAGACGAGGCCAATGTTAAGGCAAGGCGATTTGGTCTATGCTCGAGTTCTATCCATCGGTCTCGGTGCTGGCGCAGAAGTTGAGCTTACCTGCGTAAACCCAGCAACCGGCAAGGCTGAGCCTGGAGGATTGGGCCCATTGAACGGAGGAATGGTGTTTGACGTCTCTACTGGCATGGCTGCCAGATTAATGAGAGCTAGCTCGTCGACCTCCGAGCAAGAGGATGGTGTAGATGGATTAGTGGTCTTGGAGGAACTTGGGAGGAAGTTAGAAAAAGTCGGAGGCTTCGAGATCGCCGTGGGAAGAAACGGAAAGGTCTGGGTTGACTGCTCAAATGGAGGCGATGCTGCTGTTAAAGCGACAGTGGCAATAGGACGCTGTCTCACCGCGATTGACGAGCATGATCTGAATCAAACGGATCAGAGGAAACTTGTGACGCGGATTCTACGAGAAATGAAGGTTGAGTCTTGA
- a CDS encoding MYB DNA-binding domain protein, producing MGQGSSQPMNGGLSEPENPDMNEERDAVGSPDSPTTSMKGKLETQVGETATPKRKRKQTVNDTNTGMPSKTPNQSQESPLDRAGARPVKRTKIVPSTTNTKEARRPEKNGSREAIPSPETPVVANISEMTEAQRQSTGMQPLADVAHTNETASKKPKKSKAKTTQQDEERDLSAPPQNPAETKPIRMASANPSLADSSTDQKDLTDTSAVRGPRKGKTDKMIGFFAPSEVSALETFKLQFCNQHAISSEKFDKMVQHVDRRKDSGWPCDDGIIKKPEFWQQIYEVLPSRDRRSVYRFMRRHFQDSSQKPHHWTHEQDDELIDLVGQYGPRFAHIAKILGRVEDDVVQRWKNRLEHRSTMRRGAWSEEEVRGLLDALQESWNNLKKDGQDVGRDIYEMDEGLVSWGTVSNKLQNCRSRQQCADKWRKIRRKIMGQRRTGNQDAIYDPATEAKPQGRAKSITLAEQMEMERMLKSSEYVDSEDGDEEDVEQSLGTESQSPNIKDEGESAEKESIIIPAPEKPPAPSVKALNETSQFKESQTENDVDSESDASSDSADSASDDASEAEIKLGSESGSDADSSVESDAKVDARMRAQSSKRQEKDVRNNKASSVKSSLEPTKPMPKQKLVERSKPKTSDGKQSGSQATKKSASDSVVNAETNTTPRPKASKPSKPTIKEEEPPQETLSESESDSESASDTSDSEDESVSGPEEPSDRKPAKVTPKAPTSMQKASVKGQVSQKTQKKDEPEESSSTSDETSSGDDNTDDSEADDDSDSDSDNSSSASADKPVESPKAAALKGTKRKAQQPADKAGTSESKRPKTGQKPSKKLSTSSASATSSSEDSESEDDADSDSEADTDESSSASDSSDSASEPQPKSKSDPKQPSAQPKVDKAVNGQKPELSKPRTPVSKEGGNVKNGQSGAKQKSKQVKPSLPQVGKDGKKEKSKLGSAPVSKGKNSK from the exons ATGGGTCAAGGGTCCTCGCAGCCCATGAATGGAGGGCTCAGTGAGCCTGAGAATCCAG ATATGAATGAAGAACGCGATGCTGTTGGTTCTCCGGACTCTCCAACAACCTCCATGAAAGGGAAATTAGAAACACAGGTCGGAGAGACAGCCACTCCCAAGCGAAAAAGAAAGCAGACCGTCAACGATACCAACACTGGCATGCCTTCGAAAACCCCAAACCAGTCGCAAGAATCACCCCTGGACCGGGCAGGCGCGCGCCCAGTGAAGCGCACGAAGATCGTCCCCTCGACTACAAACACGAAGGAGGCCCGCAGACCAGAAAAGAATGGCAGTCGAGAAGCCATTCCGTCTCCAGAAACCCCTGTGGTTGCCAACATCTCCGAGATGACGGAAGCTCAGCGCCAGTCGACTGGTATGCAACCTCTAGCGGACGTAGCGCATACGAACGAAACCGCGTCCAAGAAACCCAAGAAGTCCAAGGCGAAGACCACACAGCAGGACGAGGAAAGAGACTTGTCGGCCCCTCCTCAGAACCCTGCCGAGACTAAGCCGATTCGGATGGCGTCTGCGAACCCATCACTGGCGGATAGCTCAACGGACCAGAAGGATTTGACGGACACATCGGCCGTCCGGGGAcccagaaaaggaaagacgGACAAAATGATCGGCTTCTTCGCTCCATCCGAGGTCAGCGCGCTGGAGACCTTCAAACTTCAGTTTTGCAACCAGCATGCTATCTCCAGCGAAAAATTTGATAAGATGGTACAGCATGTGGACCGACGCAAAGACAGCGGCTGGCCCTGTGATGACGGCATCATCAAGAAGCCGGAGTTTTGGCAACAGATTTATGAGGTATTACCAAGCAGAGATCGAAGGTCGGTCTACCGATTCATGAGGCGACATTTCCAGGATTCATCTCAAAAGCCGCACCACTGGACACATGAACAAGATGACGAACTCATCGACTTGGTAGGACAGTATGGCCCTAGATTCGCTCATATTGCCAAGATACTTGGTCGAGTTGAGGATGATGTGGTTCAGAGATGGAAGAATCGGCTCGAGCACCGGAGCACCATGAGAAGGGGTGCATGGTCCGAAGAGGAAGTCCGCGGGCTGCTCGATGCTCTTCAAGAGTCCTGGAACAATCTGAAAAAGGACGGCCAAGATGTGGGCCGAGACATCTACGAAATGGACGAGGGCTTAGTATCCTGGGGCACAGTTAGTAACAAACTTCAGAACTGCCGGTCAAGACAACAGTGCGCGGATAAATGGCGCAAGATCAGACGCAAGATTATGGGACAGCGTCGCACTGGAAATCAGGACGCTATCTACGACCCAGCAACGGAAGCAAAGCCACAAGGCAGAGCCAAGTCCATCACGCTCGCGGAGCAGATGGAAATGGAGAGGATGCTGAAGAGCTCCGAGTACGTTGATTCCGAGGAtggagacgaagaggatgtgGAACAGTCTCTAGGTACAGAGTCTCAGTCACCAAACATCAAGGACGAGGGTGAATCTGCTGAAAAGGAATCTATCATCATTCCCGCTCCAGAAAAACCGCCGGCTCCCTCAGTGAAGGCACTCAATGAAACCTCTCAATTTAAGGAGTCCCAGACCGAGAATGACGTTGACTCTGAATCCGACGCATCATCTGACTCGGCTGATTCGGCCTCAGACGATGCTTCCGAAGCCGAAATCAAGTTAGGTTCTGAATCTGGCTCGGACGCCGACTCCAGTGTCGAAAGCGACGCAAAAGTCGACGCCAGGATGAGGGCACAATCGTCAAAGAGGCAGGAGAAAGATGTGAGAAATAACAAAGCATCCTCTGTAAAGTCGTCGTTAGAGCCTACGAAACCCATGCCGAAACAGAAGCTTGTTGAGCGGTCGAAACCCAAAACAAGTGACGGTAAACAATCCGGGAGTCAGGCTACAAAGAAATCTGCTTCTGACTCAGTGGTCAATGCTGAGACGAACACAACTCCACGGCCTAAAGCTTCAaagccatcaaagccaactatcaaggaagaggaaccACCGCAAGAGACGTTGTCCGAGTCTGAATCAGATTCCGAGTCCGCGTCCGATACTTCCGATTCAGAAGATGAGTCTGTATCCGGCCCCGAAGAACCTTCGGACAGGAAGCCCGCAAAAGTAACGCCAAAAGCACCAACGTCGATGCAGAAAGCAAGCGTGAAGGGTCAGGTCTCTCAGAAGACTCAAAAAAAGGATGAGCCCGAAGAGAGCTCCTCAACGTCAGATGAGACGTCTTCCGGTGATGATAACACCGATGACAGTGAAgccgatgatgacagcgacagcgacagtGACAATAGCTCTAGCGCTAGCGCCGACAAGCCGGTGGAATCGCCGAAGGCAGCCGCACTTAAGGGCACCAAACGTAAAGCTCAGCAACCCGCGGACAAGGCCGGAACATCCGAGTCGAAACGTCCGAAAACAGGTCAGAAACCAAGCAAGAAGTTATCTACGTCATCCGCCTCCGCTACCTCCTCGTCAGAAGATAGCGAAAGCGAGGATGACGCCGACAGCGATTCAGAAGCCGATACCGATGAGTCAAGCTCGGCATCTGACAGTTCAGACTCCGCGTCTGAGCCTCAGCCCAAATCCAAGTCCGACCCCAAGCAGCCTAGCGCTCAGCCAAAAGTAGACAAGGCTGTTAATGGACAAAAACCGGAGCTCTCAAAGCCACGCACTCCAGTATCAAAGGAGGGAGGCAATGTCAAGAATGGGCAAAGCGGAGCGAAGCAGAAGTCGAAGCAAGTCAAACCTTCCCTTCCTCAGGTCGggaaagatggaaagaaggaaaagagcaaaCTGGGATCAGCCCCCGTGTCAAAGGGGAAAAATTCCAAGTGA
- the sur7 gene encoding SUR7/PalI family protein: MALSRVGLGFLGLFFTASALLLMFLAFLGGARNSNPLDRIYWLEAATGNIPGAPALSRWTYWNLCAVNSEGHNECGKSYPDYPFDPPSHRNFNTHVNIPAAFIGTRHYFLTSRFMFPFHIIALFFATCSLLTGFLAMCTRIGNWVSAFSAYFALTFQTITTCLMTAVYVQGRDKFNNNGQSSHLGVKAFAFMWTSVALLFLSCVIYCMGGAVGRKDGGYSGREQRRRGFFNSHRSGSLRSNKETAP; this comes from the exons ATGGCTTTGAGCA GAGTAGGTCTAGGGTTCCTAGGCCTTTTCTTTACAGCCAGCGCCCTTCTGTTGATGTTCCTCGCTTTTCTCGGAGGAGCAAGGAACTCGAACCCTCTGGACAGGATTTACTGGCTTGAAGCTGCCACGGGCAACATCCCTGGCGCACCAGCCCTGTCCCGATGGACATACTGGAATCTGTGCGCAGTGAACAGCGAGGGACACAATGAATGTGGGAAGTCGTACCCCGACTACCCCTTTGATCCCCCTAGCCACCGGAACTTTAATACCCATGTCAACATCCCTGCGGCTTTCATTGG GACCCGTCATTACTTCTTGACCTCCCGCTTTATGTTCCCATTCCACATTATTGCATTGTTCTTTGCTACCTGCTCGCTCCTCACGGGTTTCCTTGCCATGTGCACCCGGATTGGAAATTGGGTCTCGGCATTCTCAGCGTACTTTGCGTTGACTTTCCAGACCATCACCACTTGCCTGATGAC CGCTGTCTACGTCCAGGGTCGCGATAAATTCAACAACAACGGCCAATCCTCTCATCTCGGTGTCAAGGCTTTCGCCTTCATGTGGACTTCCGTCgctctccttttcctctcctgCGTGATCTACTGCATGGGAGGCGCCGTCGGCCGAAAAGACGGAGGATACAGCGGACGGGAACAGAGACGGCGTGGTTTCTTCAATTCCCACCGATCAGGAAGCTTGAGAAGCAACAAGGAAACCGCACCGTAA
- a CDS encoding DASH complex subunit SPC19: MAASLQASVDSLQSSLQTLDSSISTLDSAVSDFPRLCKVLQTTRHFELLPEPTLREAQQSLLDEISPSIAHLLSLASNHVEKLSRREQALKAKCELQEGRLHSNDSRQSSSRGLGAMRDRQRQDAGSAVAKAAEYRRLVQKKERLKYTVERLELQSQQRERQLRKSMAFQ, encoded by the exons ATGGCTGCATCACTTCAAGCCTCAGTTGACTCACTTCAATCCTCGCTGCAAACACTCGATTCATCCATCTCTACCCTCGACTCTGCTGTTAGCGACTTTCCCCGATTGTGTAAGGTCTTACAAACAACGCGG CACTTTGAGCTCCTTCCCGAACCTACTCTGCGCGAAGCGCAGCAGTCACTCTTGGATGAAATCTCACCGAGTATCGCGCATCTATTATCCTTAGCCTCAAACCACGTCGAAAAGCTCTCCCGTCGCGAACAGGCCCTTAAAGCTAAGTGCGAGCTCCAAGAGGGCCGACTTCACTCCAATGACAGCCGTCAATCTTCGAGTCGCGGTCTGGGCGCCATGCGCGATCGACAGAGACAGGACGCTGGTAGCGCTGTCGCAAAAGCAGCGGAATACAGACGACTCGTCCAGAAGAAGGAACGGCTGAAGTACACTGTTGAGCGATTGGAGCTGCAGAGTCAGCAACGTGAACGTCAGCTGAGAAAAAGTATGGCTTTTCAATAA